Proteins from a genomic interval of Streptomyces fodineus:
- a CDS encoding ATP-grasp domain-containing protein, protein MGMDVPGRVAAGNEPLLILVSPMGETTRGYLLQSVAKEYRLWLFKEEEPTWERPYVVGHTVVDTLDARALTEAARQVPADGILCWDETRILPSALLAEALGLPAMPSGAVRTCRDKHATRRALTAAGASPVASASARDLAEARAAARDIGYPVVVKPRALVGSNGTTFVTDEDHLARVFDSVATRSMPEVRERFAAPVVVEEYLDGPEISVDSLCWDGVVTPLFVARKHLGYPPYFEEVGHTVDAADPLLTDPELGAALTAVHAAVGLGRAWTHTEWRLTRGGPRLVEINARSGGDLIPYLGRLVTGVDAGLVAASLALGVRPSAQVRPQGAAAVRFLYPERDVVAEAVRVDEARLPAAVDRVDVLAAPGQSLRLPPRAHVTGRYALVVVTAATAEGCAEALDAAAAAVTLVPARDLPGAAG, encoded by the coding sequence ATGGGTATGGATGTGCCAGGGCGAGTCGCCGCCGGCAACGAGCCGCTGCTCATACTGGTCAGTCCGATGGGCGAGACCACCCGCGGATATCTCCTGCAGTCCGTGGCCAAGGAATACCGGCTGTGGCTGTTCAAGGAGGAGGAACCGACCTGGGAGCGCCCGTACGTCGTCGGTCACACGGTGGTGGACACCCTGGACGCCCGTGCCCTGACCGAGGCCGCGCGGCAGGTGCCCGCCGACGGCATCCTGTGCTGGGACGAGACGCGCATCCTGCCCTCGGCCCTGCTGGCCGAGGCGCTCGGCCTGCCGGCGATGCCCTCCGGCGCCGTACGCACCTGCCGGGACAAGCACGCCACCCGGCGGGCGCTGACGGCGGCGGGCGCCTCGCCGGTCGCCTCCGCCTCCGCGCGCGATCTCGCCGAGGCCCGGGCGGCGGCCCGGGACATCGGCTATCCGGTGGTGGTCAAGCCGCGCGCCCTGGTCGGCAGCAACGGCACCACGTTCGTCACCGACGAAGACCACCTGGCCCGGGTCTTCGACTCGGTCGCCACCCGCTCGATGCCGGAGGTGCGGGAGCGGTTCGCAGCACCGGTGGTGGTGGAGGAGTACCTGGACGGTCCCGAGATCAGCGTCGACAGCCTGTGCTGGGACGGTGTGGTGACACCGCTGTTCGTGGCGCGCAAACACCTCGGCTACCCGCCGTACTTCGAGGAGGTCGGGCACACCGTCGACGCCGCCGATCCGCTGCTCACCGACCCGGAGCTGGGCGCGGCGCTGACCGCCGTGCACGCGGCCGTGGGGCTCGGCCGGGCCTGGACGCACACCGAGTGGCGGCTGACGCGCGGTGGTCCCCGGCTGGTGGAGATCAACGCCCGCAGCGGCGGCGACCTCATCCCCTATCTCGGCCGACTGGTCACCGGGGTCGACGCCGGGCTGGTCGCCGCGTCGCTGGCCCTCGGGGTGCGTCCCTCGGCACAGGTGCGCCCGCAGGGGGCGGCGGCGGTGCGGTTCCTGTATCCGGAGCGGGATGTCGTCGCGGAGGCGGTCCGCGTCGACGAGGCCCGGCTGCCGGCCGCCGTCGACCGGGTGGACGTCCTGGCCGCGCCCGGACAGTCGCTGCGGTTGCCGCCGCGCGCCCATGTGACGGGCCGCTACGCCCTTGTCGTCGTCACCGCCGCCACCGCCGAGGGGTGTGCCGAGGCCCTGGACGCGGCTGCGGCGGCCGTCACCCTGGTCCCGGCCCGCGACCTGCCCGGGGCGGCGGGGTGA
- a CDS encoding MFS transporter, with protein MTETQHPSRAPATGAAATWREAPTAVKAVVVGIFVNRLGGFLQAFLVLFLVRGGYDSVQASTALGVNGVGCIVGVLLGGWLVDLVGARRAIVWSMTLTAVLTAAVPAVPSYPLLLAVVTALGMSSQVYRPASAEVVSAGVAPRRRVMAFAMYRLALNTGTTAAPLLGALLAAVSYSLLFWVEAVAALACALVSGWALPPGAGRGDHRRRDGSRTGGYLTLLRDVRYLLFLLGMLVYAAVYIQYVSVLPLAVRDAGWSTFVYGALISVNGLIVICCELLVTRRTQHWPRRLAAAAGIVLVSGGVALYALPPQVGWFFVATVVWSLGETVGSPTMVAYPAHAARPELTSRYMGASQAAFGAGTALGPPLGVALWAAWGGTSWLLFGALGLLAAAAVTTGMRTDAEPTADDP; from the coding sequence GTGACCGAGACCCAGCACCCCTCCCGGGCCCCCGCGACCGGCGCGGCGGCGACCTGGCGGGAGGCGCCGACGGCCGTCAAGGCGGTCGTCGTCGGCATCTTCGTCAACCGGCTCGGCGGTTTCCTCCAGGCGTTCCTGGTGCTGTTCCTGGTGCGCGGCGGTTACGACTCGGTGCAGGCGAGCACCGCGCTCGGCGTGAACGGCGTGGGCTGCATCGTCGGTGTGCTGCTCGGCGGCTGGCTTGTGGATCTGGTCGGCGCGCGCCGGGCCATCGTCTGGTCGATGACGCTCACGGCCGTGCTGACCGCGGCGGTACCGGCGGTGCCCTCCTATCCGCTGCTGCTGGCCGTGGTCACCGCGCTCGGCATGAGCAGCCAGGTCTACCGCCCCGCCTCGGCCGAGGTGGTCAGCGCCGGGGTGGCGCCGCGGCGCAGGGTGATGGCGTTCGCCATGTACCGGCTGGCCCTCAACACCGGGACGACCGCGGCGCCGCTGCTGGGCGCGCTGCTCGCCGCCGTGTCGTACTCGCTGCTGTTCTGGGTGGAGGCCGTCGCCGCCCTGGCCTGCGCGCTGGTCAGCGGCTGGGCGCTGCCGCCCGGGGCGGGCCGCGGGGATCACCGGCGCCGGGACGGATCCCGTACGGGCGGATACCTGACGCTGCTCCGTGACGTCCGCTATCTGCTGTTCCTGCTGGGGATGCTGGTCTACGCGGCGGTGTACATCCAGTACGTCTCCGTACTGCCGCTGGCGGTCCGGGACGCCGGCTGGAGCACCTTCGTCTACGGCGCGCTGATCAGCGTCAACGGCCTGATCGTGATCTGCTGCGAGCTCCTCGTCACCCGCCGGACCCAGCACTGGCCCCGGCGGCTCGCGGCGGCCGCCGGGATCGTGCTGGTGTCGGGCGGGGTGGCGCTGTACGCCCTGCCGCCGCAGGTCGGGTGGTTCTTCGTCGCGACCGTGGTGTGGTCGCTCGGCGAGACGGTGGGCTCCCCCACCATGGTCGCCTACCCGGCACACGCGGCCCGCCCCGAACTGACGAGCCGTTACATGGGCGCCTCCCAGGCCGCCTTCGGTGCCGGAACCGCCCTGGGCCCGCCCCTGGGTGTGGCCCTGTGGGCCGCGTGGGGCGGTACCTCATGGCTGCTGTTCGGCGCGCTGGGCCTGCTGGCGGCGGCGGCCGTGACCACGGGCATGCGCACCGACGCCGAGCCGACCGCCGACGATCCCTGA
- a CDS encoding putative protein N(5)-glutamine methyltransferase, giving the protein MDDTLVHDCCTAADSSSVSDSDSSSLPSFRSPFGAPLEPVVARLRAAGCVFAEEEAELILDAAGRSTGPGSGEERAADVEVLVDRMVARRCAGEPLEHVVGWAAFCGLRIAVTPGVFVPRRRTEFLVAQAMRVGRDAALIVDLCCGAAPLATALAVRLPRAEIHAADIDPVQTASARRNLELFANRAHVHEGDLYAALPQALRGRVDLLVANAPYVPVDALATLPAEAREHEPVHSLAGGRDGLEIQRRIAAGADGWLAPGGHVIVETGEDQAPHTRALFAGAGLDAWVAECEEMEATVVVGRRPRSARSGPAACRMARSTCSCPE; this is encoded by the coding sequence ATGGACGACACGCTGGTGCACGACTGCTGCACGGCAGCTGATTCTTCTTCGGTTTCTGATTCTGATTCTTCTTCACTTCCTTCTTTCCGCTCCCCGTTCGGCGCCCCGCTGGAGCCGGTCGTCGCGCGGCTGCGTGCCGCGGGCTGCGTGTTCGCCGAGGAGGAGGCCGAGCTGATCCTGGACGCCGCCGGGCGTTCCACGGGGCCCGGCTCCGGCGAGGAGCGGGCGGCGGACGTCGAAGTCCTGGTCGACCGCATGGTGGCACGGCGCTGCGCCGGTGAACCCCTGGAACACGTCGTCGGCTGGGCGGCGTTCTGCGGGCTGCGCATCGCCGTCACCCCGGGGGTGTTCGTGCCCAGGCGGCGCACCGAGTTCCTGGTGGCACAGGCCATGCGGGTCGGCCGCGACGCGGCGTTGATCGTGGACCTGTGCTGCGGTGCCGCGCCGCTGGCCACCGCGCTGGCCGTGCGGCTGCCGCGGGCCGAGATCCACGCCGCCGACATCGACCCGGTGCAGACCGCGTCCGCCCGCCGCAATCTGGAGCTGTTCGCGAACCGCGCGCACGTCCACGAGGGCGACCTGTACGCCGCGCTCCCGCAAGCGCTGCGCGGCCGCGTCGACCTGCTGGTCGCCAATGCCCCGTACGTCCCCGTCGACGCCCTCGCGACCCTGCCGGCCGAGGCCCGCGAGCATGAGCCGGTCCACAGCCTGGCCGGCGGTCGTGACGGACTGGAGATACAGCGCCGTATCGCCGCCGGTGCCGACGGGTGGCTGGCGCCCGGCGGACATGTGATCGTCGAGACCGGCGAGGACCAGGCTCCGCACACCCGGGCCCTGTTCGCCGGGGCGGGGCTGGACGCGTGGGTGGCCGAGTGCGAGGAGATGGAGGCCACCGTGGTCGTCGGCCGCCGGCCCCGGTCGGCGAGGAGCGGACCAGCGGCCTGCCGCATGGCCCGTAGCACCTGCTCGTGCCCTGAGTAG
- the ychF gene encoding redox-regulated ATPase YchF gives MSLTIGIVGLPNVGKSTLFNALTKNDVLAANYPFATIEPNVGVVGVPDARLAKLASIFGSERILPATVDFVDIAGIVRGASEGEGLGNKFLANIRESDAICQVIRAFKDENVVHVDGKVSPKNDIETINTELILADLQTIEKVLPRLQKESRIKKDVAPKVKAVEEAKEILEKGDTLFAHGIVQGTERNELLHDLHLLTTKPFLYVFNVDEDELIDEDFKNEQRALVAPAEAIFLNAKLEADLAELDEDEALELLQSVGQDEPGLATLARVGFDTLGLQTYLTAGPKESRAWTIKKGATAPEAAGVIHTDFQKGFIKAEVISFADLVETGSVAEARAKGKARMEGKEYVMKDGDVVEFRFNV, from the coding sequence GTGTCGCTCACGATCGGAATCGTCGGCCTGCCCAATGTCGGCAAGTCGACCCTGTTCAACGCCCTGACCAAGAACGACGTGCTGGCGGCCAACTACCCGTTCGCCACGATCGAGCCGAACGTCGGCGTGGTCGGGGTCCCCGACGCCCGCCTGGCCAAGCTGGCGTCGATCTTCGGCTCGGAGCGCATCCTTCCGGCCACGGTCGACTTCGTCGACATCGCCGGCATCGTGCGCGGCGCCTCCGAGGGCGAGGGCCTGGGCAACAAGTTCCTCGCGAACATCCGCGAGTCCGACGCGATCTGCCAGGTCATCCGTGCCTTCAAGGACGAGAACGTCGTACACGTCGACGGCAAGGTCTCGCCGAAGAACGACATCGAGACGATCAACACCGAGCTGATCCTCGCCGACCTCCAGACCATCGAGAAGGTCCTGCCGCGCCTGCAGAAGGAGTCGCGGATCAAGAAGGACGTGGCCCCCAAGGTCAAGGCGGTCGAGGAGGCCAAGGAGATCCTGGAGAAGGGCGACACGCTCTTCGCGCACGGCATCGTCCAAGGCACCGAGCGCAACGAACTCCTCCACGACCTGCACCTGCTCACCACCAAGCCCTTCCTCTACGTCTTCAACGTCGACGAGGACGAACTGATCGACGAGGACTTCAAGAACGAGCAGCGCGCCCTGGTCGCGCCCGCCGAGGCGATCTTCCTCAACGCCAAGCTGGAGGCCGACCTCGCCGAGCTGGACGAGGACGAGGCCCTGGAACTCCTGCAGTCCGTCGGCCAGGACGAGCCCGGCCTCGCCACCCTGGCCCGCGTGGGCTTCGACACCCTCGGCCTGCAGACCTACCTCACGGCCGGCCCCAAGGAATCCCGCGCCTGGACGATCAAGAAGGGCGCCACGGCCCCCGAGGCGGCCGGCGTGATCCACACCGACTTCCAGAAGGGCTTCATCAAGGCCGAGGTCATCTCCTTCGCCGACCTGGTCGAAACCGGCTCGGTCGCCGAGGCCCGCGCCAAGGGCAAGGCGCGCATGGAGGGCAAGGAGTATGTGATGAAGGACGGGGACGTGGTGGAGTTCCGGTTCAACGTGTAG
- a CDS encoding DUF6542 domain-containing protein yields the protein MPPGPLLPGPRLTGLGGGLFCVVAMFLMGCLDALLFGGYLPVYGVLFLPVCVLTALWVRSGDLLTAPVVVPVAFAVGLLPLADGRGGLPSRLMGLFTGLATQAGWLYGGTLAAGVIVLVRRVRWVRSRQRRAVGERRHLIG from the coding sequence GTGCCGCCGGGGCCGCTGCTGCCGGGCCCCCGGCTCACCGGGCTCGGCGGCGGGCTGTTCTGTGTCGTGGCGATGTTCCTGATGGGCTGCCTGGACGCGCTGCTGTTCGGCGGGTACCTGCCCGTGTACGGCGTGCTGTTCCTGCCGGTGTGCGTGCTGACCGCGCTGTGGGTGCGGTCCGGGGACCTGCTGACCGCTCCCGTGGTCGTACCGGTCGCGTTCGCCGTGGGGCTGCTGCCCCTCGCCGACGGCAGAGGGGGGCTGCCCAGCCGGCTGATGGGGCTGTTCACCGGGCTCGCCACCCAGGCAGGCTGGCTGTACGGCGGGACGCTCGCCGCCGGTGTGATCGTGCTCGTACGCCGGGTGCGGTGGGTACGGAGCCGACAGCGCCGCGCCGTGGGTGAGCGGAGGCACTTGATCGGCTGA
- the ppgK gene encoding polyphosphate--glucose phosphotransferase — translation MQIFGVDIGGSGIKGAPVDLEKGDLAQERCKVLTPHPATPDGVADGVKQVIDHFGWTGPVGLTFPGVVTGGAMVRTAANVDSSWIDTDARALFGGRLGGLPVTVINDADAAGVAEMQFGAGRDREGTVILLTFGTGIGSAVFVDGVLVPNTELGHLELNGHEAEKRASSKAKEDHELSWERWANRVQKYLEHVEMLFSPQLFIIGGGVSRKADKFLHLIEGIKAEIVPAQLQNNAGIVGAAMRAAQQT, via the coding sequence ATGCAGATCTTCGGTGTGGACATCGGCGGATCCGGGATCAAGGGCGCTCCCGTTGACCTGGAGAAGGGCGACCTGGCCCAGGAGCGCTGCAAGGTGCTCACCCCGCACCCGGCGACACCGGACGGCGTCGCCGACGGGGTGAAGCAGGTGATCGACCACTTCGGCTGGACGGGCCCGGTGGGCCTGACCTTCCCCGGAGTGGTCACCGGCGGCGCCATGGTCCGTACGGCGGCGAACGTCGACAGCAGCTGGATCGACACGGACGCACGCGCGTTGTTCGGCGGCAGACTGGGCGGCCTGCCGGTGACCGTCATCAACGACGCGGACGCGGCGGGCGTCGCCGAGATGCAGTTCGGCGCCGGCCGGGACCGCGAGGGCACGGTCATCCTGCTCACCTTCGGCACCGGCATCGGCAGCGCCGTCTTCGTGGACGGCGTCCTCGTCCCGAACACGGAACTGGGCCACCTGGAGCTGAACGGCCACGAGGCCGAGAAGCGGGCCTCCAGCAAGGCCAAGGAGGACCACGAGCTGAGCTGGGAGCGCTGGGCCAACCGCGTCCAGAAGTACCTGGAGCATGTGGAGATGCTGTTCTCGCCACAGCTGTTCATCATCGGCGGCGGGGTCAGCCGCAAGGCCGACAAGTTCCTGCACCTCATCGAGGGCATCAAGGCCGAGATCGTCCCCGCCCAGCTGCAGAACAACGCGGGGATCGTGGGAGCGGCGATGAGAGCGGCCCAGCAGACCTGA
- a CDS encoding 4-hydroxy-3-methylbut-2-enyl diphosphate reductase, whose amino-acid sequence MTASPGRRVLLAAPRGYCAGVDRAVIAVEKALEQYGAPIYVRHEIVHNKYVVQTLEKKGAVFVERTEEVPPGSIVMFSAHGVAPVVHEEAERGRLATIDATCPLVTKVHKEAVRYAKEDYDILLIGHEGHEEVIGTSGEAPDHIQLVDGPEDVAKVEVRDPSKVVWLSQTTLSVDETMETVDALKTKFPGLVSPPSDDICYATQNRQLAVKQMGAEAELVIVVGSRNSSNSKRLVEVAKLAGAREAHLVDFADEIDDAWLEGVTTVGVTSGASVPEVLVEQVLERLAERGYGDVELVKAAEESITFSLPKELRRDLREEAAALVTERGGTGTSEE is encoded by the coding sequence ATGACCGCTTCGCCTGGCCGCCGTGTCCTGCTCGCCGCCCCCCGGGGCTACTGCGCCGGTGTGGACCGCGCCGTGATCGCCGTCGAGAAGGCCCTTGAGCAGTACGGGGCCCCGATCTACGTCCGGCACGAGATCGTCCACAACAAGTACGTCGTGCAGACCCTGGAGAAGAAGGGTGCCGTCTTCGTCGAGCGGACGGAGGAGGTGCCACCGGGCAGCATCGTCATGTTCTCGGCACACGGCGTCGCCCCGGTCGTGCACGAGGAGGCCGAGCGGGGCCGCCTCGCCACCATCGACGCCACCTGCCCCCTGGTCACCAAGGTCCACAAGGAAGCCGTCCGCTACGCCAAGGAGGACTACGACATCCTCCTGATCGGTCACGAGGGCCACGAGGAGGTCATCGGCACCTCCGGCGAGGCCCCCGACCACATCCAGCTCGTCGACGGTCCCGAGGACGTCGCCAAGGTCGAGGTCCGCGACCCCTCCAAGGTCGTCTGGCTGTCCCAGACCACCCTGTCCGTGGACGAGACCATGGAGACCGTCGACGCCCTGAAGACGAAGTTCCCCGGTCTCGTCTCCCCGCCCAGCGACGACATCTGCTACGCCACGCAGAACCGCCAGCTCGCCGTGAAGCAGATGGGCGCCGAGGCCGAGCTGGTCATCGTCGTCGGCTCGCGCAACTCCTCCAACTCCAAGCGGCTGGTCGAGGTCGCCAAGCTCGCCGGCGCCCGCGAGGCCCACCTCGTGGACTTCGCCGACGAGATCGACGATGCCTGGCTGGAGGGCGTGACGACGGTCGGTGTCACCTCCGGCGCCTCCGTCCCGGAGGTCCTGGTCGAGCAAGTGCTGGAGCGGCTCGCCGAACGCGGCTACGGGGACGTGGAGCTCGTCAAGGCGGCCGAGGAGTCCATCACCTTCTCGCTGCCCAAGGAGCTGCGCCGTGACCTGCGCGAGGAGGCGGCCGCCCTGGTCACCGAGCGCGGCGGCACGGGCACTTCCGAGGAGTGA
- the xseA gene encoding exodeoxyribonuclease VII large subunit produces MAAKTTPEAPLPVGEVSRLIGGWIDRLGAVWVEGQITQLSRRPGAGVVFLTLRDPSYDISVSVTCYRQVFDAVADVVGEGARVVVLAKPEWYAPRGQLSLRAAEIRPVGVGELLARLERLKKALAAEGLFAPERKKPLPFLPQLIGLVCGRASAAERDVLENARHRWPAVRFEVRNVPVQGVHAVPQVVQAVKELDELEDVDVIIVARGGGSVEDLLPFSDEQLVRAVADCRTPVVSAIGHEPDNPLLDHVADLRASTPTDAAKKVVPDVGEEFERVRMLRDRARRCVEAFVEREQRGLAHALARPSIEDPHRMIDERADHVAALVERSRRTLGHLLDRADSELTHTHARVVALSPAATLKRGYAVLQKADGHVVRDPDEVTEGEALRARVADGEFTVKVGE; encoded by the coding sequence ATGGCTGCGAAAACCACCCCCGAAGCCCCCCTGCCGGTGGGCGAGGTCTCCCGGCTGATCGGCGGCTGGATCGACCGGCTCGGGGCGGTGTGGGTCGAGGGGCAGATCACGCAGTTGTCGCGGCGGCCCGGCGCCGGGGTCGTGTTCCTGACCCTGCGGGATCCGTCGTACGACATCTCGGTCAGCGTGACCTGCTACCGGCAGGTGTTCGACGCCGTCGCCGATGTGGTCGGGGAGGGCGCCCGCGTCGTCGTACTGGCGAAGCCGGAGTGGTATGCGCCCAGGGGCCAGCTCTCCCTCCGCGCCGCCGAGATCAGGCCCGTCGGCGTCGGTGAGCTGCTGGCCCGGCTGGAGCGGCTGAAGAAGGCACTCGCCGCCGAGGGCCTGTTCGCGCCGGAGCGGAAGAAGCCGCTGCCGTTCCTGCCGCAGCTGATCGGGCTGGTCTGCGGCCGTGCCTCCGCCGCGGAGCGGGACGTGCTGGAGAACGCCCGGCACCGCTGGCCCGCCGTCCGCTTCGAGGTGCGCAACGTCCCGGTGCAGGGTGTGCACGCCGTCCCGCAGGTCGTGCAGGCCGTCAAGGAGCTGGACGAACTCGAGGACGTCGACGTCATCATCGTCGCGCGGGGCGGCGGCAGTGTGGAGGATCTGCTGCCGTTCTCCGACGAGCAGCTGGTGCGGGCGGTGGCCGACTGCCGTACGCCCGTCGTCTCCGCCATCGGGCACGAACCGGACAACCCGCTGCTGGACCATGTCGCCGACCTGCGCGCCTCCACGCCCACCGACGCGGCCAAGAAGGTCGTGCCGGACGTGGGCGAGGAGTTCGAGCGGGTGCGGATGCTGCGGGACCGGGCCCGGCGGTGTGTGGAGGCGTTCGTGGAGCGCGAGCAGCGCGGGCTGGCCCATGCCCTGGCCCGGCCCTCGATAGAGGATCCGCACCGGATGATCGACGAGCGCGCCGACCACGTGGCCGCCCTCGTGGAGCGGAGCCGGCGGACCCTGGGCCATCTCCTGGACCGCGCGGACTCGGAGCTGACGCACACGCACGCGCGCGTGGTGGCCCTCTCCCCCGCGGCGACACTCAAGCGCGGCTACGCGGTGCTGCAGAAGGCGGACGGGCATGTGGTGCGTGACCCGGACGAGGTGACGGAGGGCGAGGCGCTGCGGGCCCGCGTCGCCGACGGCGAATTCACAGTGAAGGTGGGCGAATGA
- a CDS encoding exodeoxyribonuclease VII small subunit — MTGKVDEALSYEQARDELIEVVRRLEAGGTTLEESLALWERGEELAKVCRRWLEGARERLDAALAEEEADEEADAG; from the coding sequence ATGACCGGCAAGGTGGACGAGGCGCTCTCGTACGAGCAGGCGCGGGACGAGCTGATCGAGGTCGTACGGCGCCTGGAGGCGGGCGGTACGACGCTGGAGGAGTCCCTGGCGCTGTGGGAGCGCGGCGAGGAGCTGGCCAAGGTGTGCCGGCGCTGGCTGGAGGGGGCGCGGGAGCGGCTGGACGCGGCGCTGGCCGAGGAGGAGGCGGACGAGGAGGCGGACGCCGGGTAG
- a CDS encoding malonic semialdehyde reductase, whose amino-acid sequence MSLVLDPAAQDLLFREARTANTFTDEPVTEGQVQAIYDLVKYGPTAFNQSPLRITLVRSPEARERLVRHMAEGNQPKTATAPLVAILSADNEFHEELPTLFPHFPQAKDVFFSERPAREGAAALNAALQAAYFIIGVRAAGLAAGPMTGLDFEGVRKEFLDDDHTPLMVVNIGRPGPDAWFPRSPRLAYDDVVTTV is encoded by the coding sequence ATGTCTCTCGTTCTTGACCCCGCCGCCCAGGACCTGCTGTTCCGCGAGGCCCGCACCGCGAACACCTTCACCGACGAGCCGGTGACCGAGGGGCAGGTCCAGGCGATCTACGACCTGGTCAAGTACGGCCCCACCGCCTTCAACCAGTCCCCGCTGCGCATCACCCTGGTCCGCTCCCCCGAGGCCCGTGAGCGTCTGGTGCGGCACATGGCCGAGGGCAACCAGCCGAAGACCGCCACCGCCCCGCTGGTCGCGATCCTCTCCGCGGACAACGAGTTCCACGAGGAGCTGCCGACCCTCTTCCCGCACTTCCCGCAGGCCAAGGACGTGTTCTTCAGCGAGCGCCCGGCCCGTGAGGGTGCCGCCGCACTGAACGCCGCCCTGCAGGCCGCGTACTTCATCATCGGCGTCCGCGCCGCCGGCCTCGCCGCCGGCCCGATGACCGGCCTGGACTTCGAGGGCGTCCGCAAGGAGTTCCTGGACGACGACCACACCCCGCTGATGGTCGTCAACATCGGCCGGCCGGGCCCGGACGCCTGGTTCCCGCGCTCGCCGCGCCTGGCGTACGACGACGTCGTCACGACCGTCTGA
- a CDS encoding DUF4245 domain-containing protein produces MAGSKGKQQTARDMILSLALIGIAAMGVWFFAIPHDDRAPDLKRVDYQVELLTARRAASYPVAAPEGLPSTWKATSVRFQGEDGDRWHLGFQTPDSQYVQIEQSTQKPAVFIGEASQGASATTKTETIDGRTWTQYTGGRYDALVLNGTPGSTTVVAGTASFTELAKLAAALEMR; encoded by the coding sequence GTGGCAGGTTCGAAAGGCAAGCAGCAGACGGCCCGGGACATGATTCTCTCCCTGGCCCTGATCGGCATCGCGGCGATGGGCGTCTGGTTCTTCGCCATCCCGCACGACGATCGCGCTCCCGATCTCAAGCGGGTCGACTACCAGGTCGAACTGCTCACGGCCCGTCGCGCGGCGAGCTACCCGGTGGCCGCCCCCGAGGGACTGCCGAGTACCTGGAAGGCGACCTCCGTACGCTTCCAGGGCGAGGACGGCGACCGCTGGCACCTGGGCTTCCAGACCCCGGACAGCCAGTACGTGCAGATCGAGCAGTCCACGCAGAAGCCGGCCGTCTTCATCGGCGAGGCCAGCCAGGGCGCCTCCGCCACGACGAAGACCGAGACGATCGACGGCCGCACCTGGACCCAGTACACCGGTGGCCGTTACGACGCCCTCGTCCTGAACGGCACGCCCGGCTCCACGACGGTGGTGGCCGGCACGGCGTCCTTCACGGAGCTGGCGAAGCTGGCGGCGGCACTGGAGATGCGGTGA
- the glpX gene encoding class II fructose-bisphosphatase, with protein sequence MTENHHLPSELDVPSEAPDRNLALELVRVTEAAAMAAGRWVGRGDKNGADGAAVRAMRTLVSTVSMNGVVVIGEGEKDEAPMLFNGEHVGDGTGPEVDIAVDPIDGTTLTAKGMPNAIAVLAAAERGAMFDPSAVFYMDKLVTGPEAAEFVDIDAPVAVNIKRIAKAKKATPEDVTVVILDRPRHEGLIREVREAGARIKLISDGDVAGSVYALREGTGVDLLLGIGGTPEGIISACAVKCLGGTIQGKLWPKDDEERARAIDAGHDLDRVLTTDDLVSGENVFFVATGITDGELLRGVQYRSEKALTESIVMRSKSGTVRRIYSEHRLSKLRAYSAIDFDRAK encoded by the coding sequence ATGACCGAAAATCATCACTTGCCGTCCGAGCTTGATGTTCCTTCCGAGGCTCCCGATCGCAACCTCGCCCTGGAGCTCGTCCGGGTCACCGAAGCCGCGGCGATGGCCGCGGGCCGCTGGGTGGGGCGCGGCGACAAGAACGGCGCCGACGGTGCCGCGGTGCGCGCCATGCGGACCCTCGTCTCCACCGTGTCGATGAACGGCGTCGTCGTCATCGGCGAGGGCGAGAAGGACGAGGCCCCGATGCTCTTCAACGGGGAGCACGTGGGCGACGGCACCGGTCCCGAGGTCGACATCGCGGTCGACCCCATCGACGGCACCACGCTGACGGCCAAGGGCATGCCGAACGCGATCGCCGTCCTCGCCGCGGCCGAGCGGGGCGCCATGTTCGACCCGTCCGCCGTGTTCTACATGGACAAGCTGGTCACCGGCCCGGAGGCCGCCGAGTTCGTCGACATCGACGCGCCCGTGGCCGTGAACATCAAGCGCATCGCCAAGGCGAAGAAGGCGACGCCTGAGGACGTCACCGTCGTCATCCTCGACCGGCCGCGGCACGAGGGCCTGATCCGGGAGGTCCGGGAGGCCGGCGCACGGATCAAGCTGATCTCCGACGGCGACGTGGCCGGCTCCGTCTACGCGCTGCGTGAGGGCACCGGGGTCGACCTGCTGCTCGGCATCGGCGGTACGCCGGAGGGCATCATCTCGGCCTGCGCCGTGAAGTGCCTGGGCGGGACGATCCAGGGCAAGCTGTGGCCCAAGGACGACGAGGAGCGCGCGCGGGCCATTGACGCCGGGCACGACCTGGACCGTGTGCTGACGACCGACGACCTGGTGTCCGGGGAGAACGTGTTCTTCGTCGCGACCGGGATCACCGACGGTGAGCTGCTGCGGGGTGTTCAGTACCGGTCGGAGAAGGCGCTGACCGAGTCGATCGTGATGCGGTCGAAGTCGGGGACGGTACGGAGGATTTACTCCGAGCACCGGCTGAGCAAGCTGCGGGCCTACAGCGCGATCGATTTCGACCGCGCCAAGTAG